DNA from Acipenser ruthenus chromosome 23, fAciRut3.2 maternal haplotype, whole genome shotgun sequence:
CTTGGCAATCGAAAAGAACATTCCTGATCTACATGTACCTCACAACTATACAAACACACAAACCCTCTTTGTGTCTTCAGAGCATAGGCCGGGTGCAAATCGGAAACCTCTGCACATTGCAAGTCTTAGAACCACAAAGcgaaagagccgggctcgtctgcaatcatggttttagagcttttaactcATCTCATCGCACCGTCTGGGGACAACCTGCagcagcagtgtatcacacaatgCAACCCGCATCACATGGAGCCATGTGGAGCTGGCTTGGGTTTActgcagtggtgcacaactccgGCCCTCAAAATTCATTCCAGTCCATTCCAGTCCAGTTAAATGAACCTGCTATAGATCGATTAACTAATTCAGGAACTGACTGGAACAAAACCCCGGACTGGAATGGGGGTCAGGGTGTACTAATGTCGAATAATAAGTCCATAATTGTAACATTAAAATACTTAGTCAAGTAGGCAAATATTTGTGGAAATAACTTAATCAGTACAGAAAAGTTTGTATTCCATTGGCATGCCATTGTTACTGTGTGCCAGACTATTTATAAAGAAACATTACCCTTGCCTGCATTGGCAACACATCTGGTTTTGCTAATAATAGAGCACAGTAGTAaattagtaatttagcagacgcttttatccaaatgacttacagagactagggggtgaactatgcatcaacaactgctgctgcagagtcacttacaataggaccttgtctTTACCTCTCATCCGAAGGACGTGCTAATATGGCAGAACAATATCTTGTACTGACAATTAATATTGGTTTGTCAAAATATCAAACCGCTGCGGAACCATTCTAGCCACGGTTCCTGCCATTGCAACTCTATATGGTCTACCATTGCTCCTTCTTACAGAAGGACGGTGTTGCTGTTGTAGTGCCACTGCTGCCTTACCACTGAAGAGAATGTGCCTGCAGTTCTTGACTCCAGTAAAACGAGAAGAAAATATAATTGCAAAACAAGATGACATAAGCATTAATCAGCAACAGTCAACCCAAAGGGAATTTACCAGAAATAATTTCCTGTTGAGGACTGCCTCACCCAATAAAGACACTGTCATGGGGAGTGCAGAGTGAGTCATGCCATCGAGAGCTTGTGGGTTAACCTGAGCACAGTTGCCGATCTTGGCTGGTGACTCACTAATCAACTGCTGTTGGCTATTCTACCCGCACCACAGTGACCCCTATTGGTCAGGTGTAAGCCAAGGCAAAACAGGGAACAAGCGGCTAGGCAACATGCACTGCTGAGCTTGAGAGTGGTGTTTCAAAGTGGAAAAATGAATATATTTGAGATCTGGGTCACGGCACCTATGTAACAAGATGAAGGCTGGCCGTGAACCGGCGACCCTGAGTActgcaagcgagtgtcttaaaccgctatgcaaaagagcttgtctgcattcatggttatagagcttttaaactcctctcatctcaccgacgggacagaatctgtaacggccgTGCCTCACTCAACACTACATGTTTACTATGTTACTGGTCTCATCTCCAGGGTTCAGCAGGATCACACATGCAAATGTGTGGCATTGTTCATGTGGTATTATTGTGTTAATGGCTTTATTGTTTATGGCAGCTGGCCCTGGCAATTGTAAATTGGTGCCAGCTACCTATATCTGTTTCTGTGGGGAATATAAACCCCACAGCCAAATCATTCGGGACTGCTGaggagaaggaagcaggaaggtgtGTGCCCTGTTTCCAAGCAGTCACAAGTGCAAGTACTGTGTGTAAAACTGTGTGTTCATGTctaccggtaaacagcttagccgtccgatGTGTTTGTTCGGGTGATCGACTGTTTAGTGagtgctccgaaggagctagatgtttattttgtttttgtttacattcacTTAGATACACCAGAGATCTATTGAGTGAATCTCCCAATGCAGAAACATCAGAAATAAGCTCTACCCTAAAGTGCTGAAATCCCTTTCTCCACACACATCACTTGGGGCACACCTGGTCCTATTCAAACTCATTTTATTATCTCCATACAATTCAATCCATATTTAATTTCCAAAGAGCTTTTTTGTTCATGAAAGCGTATGTTAAACAATCAAGTATAAAGAAAGTCTAAAAACGAGTTGTGGGAACCTGCAAAATGTGTTTCAACAAAGAGCCTTGGTGTGCTTTTCTGTAACCCAATATCCCCCcctcttaaaaaaaacagaactaggCAGTTGAAAGGAATGCTTTTGTTAGCCAGAGGGTGTTTGTTCATAGCTTTCCACTCTATGCTCACTCTGAAAACCAAGGTGTGTTCCTGCCATTGCAGATTTAAAGATTATTCACACAAAAGATATTGTTTACAGCATCCAACCGGGTTGCATTACAGCTGGTTGAACGGTTAGCTACCACAAagcagatacaaaataaaaaacaaagcaaaacaatgaTCTCCTAATCTGACCGCTTCATTTCCTGTTGAGCGGGACCTTAATTAGCTTTTCAGTGCCTTGATATTAATCTACCACAGTACTCAGGTTTAATTTGAGTTGAAGAATCAAACAGGTCACCTATTTGACAAGCAGGGGTAGAGAACAGATCGGAGAATGATGTGAGgtacataagaacagaagaaagtttacaaacgagaggaggccattcagcccatcttgctcgtttggttgttagtagcttattgatcccagaatctcatcaagcagcttcttgaaggatcccagggtgtcggcttcaacaacattactggggaattggttccagaccctcacaattctctgtgtaaaaaagtgcctcctattttctgttctgaatgcccctttatctaatctccatttgtgacccatggtccttgtttcttttttcaggtcaaagaagtcccctgggtcgacattgtctataccttttagaattttgaatgcttgaatcagatcaccacgtagtcttctttgttcaagactgaatagattcaattcttttagcctgtctgcatatgacatgccttttaaacctgggataattctggtcgctcttctttacactctttctagagcagcaatatgcttTTTTACACAGTAGGTTGTTTCTGTGCCTCGCAGTAACACAGCTGTTTGGACTTAAAAGGTTGTTTTGCAACATTCCTTTATTTAATCATTAGATACAATTTAGACTGCTTCAACAAAACGCATCAATCGCCTTCTGCTTTGCGTCACCTTGAACGATAGCAGAGCCTGCTTGTGTAATTTATAACCTCCTAGTACTGGCGCAAGTAGTTACTGGAGACTACGACTATTTGTCTCACATATGTGACTTGGCAAGCAGGCTTCCAAAGTTGGCGTAAACATGCGCCCTTACAGCTGAAATAAGGAAATGTAATGAACTGGACAGTCAAATAAGTTAGCTTTCTCAATGGAATCTAGCAAACAGACACCAAGAATGAATTCATTAATGGGAGGGGGGATTGTACGCTGTACACTGCTCGGAGCACGCCAAAATTAACCTCTTCAGTCAATTGCGCAAAATAAGCCGAAATCTTTCTTGTTCGGTTAGTAACACTAATGTGAATTTGATATCGGTTTATATATGCACACACGTTAACCGGTACCAGAAACACTCCACGAATCGGGAGCTTGCCTTCTTTCGAGACCACACCCTAAAAGAAGGCTTTTTGTTTCAACTTGCGAATGTGGACGACCTACCTTGCGTGTGTCAGCGAAACGAGTTCAGAAACTTTTAAGAATTTTGAAACTCTGAAACCGAGGATTCCTGTTAGAAGAATAAATATGGAGTGCGTGTGTTTGCTTTAAAGGTGAGTATTAAACCATTAGTTTGTTTTCTCGGTCTGTTATCATTCTCAAGTGAAATGTACAGTAGTATCCCTTTCTGTCCCGACaaataaaacaagtttattttagacgtggtGTTAATAACATCGATAGCCTACCCAGTTGTAATCTAGAAGGATATCCAATGTGGTTTTTCATAGAGATAGACAATTAACCAAAACGTTTGTcaagtaaagtttaaaaaaaagagaaatattttatttttgattgtttACAACGATGGATGAATTTACTccggtacattattattattattattattattattattattattattgttgttgttgttgttgtgcaaTTAACATTAAACGCGTTATATACAtttgctgctgctttttttttaaatacagaagctAAAGAAAATAAGGGTTCTAGGGAAAAACCCAACAGAATTGTAATTGAAATGAGAGCTTTTTAATAAAACGGTCTAATTGACTACACTTTAAAGAAAAAGCACATCAATGCAGACCAAAAATAAAGTATACATTAATTTCGCAGTAACAAAGACATGCAGGAGCAGCTTGCCTGCCCACATTGCAGTAGCCAAGTCTTTGTAATCAATGCAGTGCtggtatttttacatttttattattttattttctacagGATTACTTTTTATTCATTTAGACTTTTCCGATTTTGACATATTGTGTTGAAATATTTCTGCTTGCTGTGTAAGTTGTTATAAAATGTGTGATAGCTATAACTAAAGGGAAGTATAACCTTCCTCCTTGGATCtgtaacctcctactgctgcaagtatgcaCCAAACACCAGAGTATGCCTATTTTCTCGGGGGTGTTAGCAAACTGTACTATCAACAAGATCTGCATTGATAACTTGTGGCATGTTTGTGCTTCAAACACCACAAAATGGAGATGCCTTGTGTTAATCAGCACAGGAGAGAAGCCGGGAGAATTACTCTAGTCCTGctgtctgtctctttctttcttgtatCTGATTTATTTTACGCTCTACGGTCTAGGTAGTGACCCGTGTATACCTTGCCTAACTTCTGAGAGGTGAGGTCACgtttcaaaaaatgtaaaaataaagtaaaactacttagtcaagtagacaaagtCTTCGACCGGTGCCTTCGTGTGTGGATGGGTTTTCTTCGGAGAGTTTTGCAGTTTGTCTTTTATATTGTTTTCCCTGGTGTAGGATATTGGCTTTGGGTTGTTTTCTGTAGAGTTATAAATTTGCGTTGATTGTTCGCACGCCACCAGACTTTGCCTTACTTTACTCATTGTCTTATCTTCAGTTTTCCAGCTGGTTTCTGTTGCTGCTTtcataagaagaagaagaagaagaagaagaagaagaagaacatttGCTACTGCCACTGCCATGGACTGGAAGACACTCCAAGGCCTCCTGAGTGGGGTCAACAAGTACTCCACGGCGTTCGGCCGCATCTGGCTGTCCGTGGTCTTTGTGTTCCGAGTCATGGTGTACGTGGTGGCGGCCGAGAAAGTGTGGGGCGACGAGCAGAAGGACTTTGACTGCAACACCAAGCAGCCCGGCTGCACCAACGTCTGCTACGACTATTTCTTTCCAATCTCCCACATCCGCCTGTGGGCCCTGCAGCTCATCTTCGTCACCTGCCCCTCGCTGTTGGTGGTCATGCACGTGGCCTACAGGGAGGACCGTGAGAAGAAGCACAAGCAGAAGAATGGAGAGAACAGCTCCAACCTGTACCAGAACACCGGGAAGAAGCACGGCGGGCTGTGGTGGACCTACTTGCTCAGCCTCTTCGTCAAGTTGGGCATCGAAATAGGCTTCCTCTACATCCTCCACCACATTTACGACAGCTTCTACCTGCCACGCCTGGTGAAGTGCGAGGTCCTACCCTGCCCCAACGTGGTGGATTGCTACATCGGCCGGCCGACAGAGAAGAAGGTCTTCACCTACTTCATGGTGGGCGCCTCTGCCCTCTGCATCGTGCTGAGCATTTGTGAGATCATCTATCTCATCGCCAAGCGAGTCCTGCGCTGCAGCAGGAAGCTGAAGAACAAAAGCAAGAGGAACTCAGTGGCCTACAGCAAAGCCTCCACCTGCACGTGTCACCACAAGATGACACCCCTGGACTTCAAGCCTGCCCTCAAAGGCACTGAGATGCGGGCGTCCGCTCCCAACCTCTTATTTAGTCAATGAAACATTTTTCAAAGAGCTGTCCAATGATTTTTGCCAGATCATTTTTCTCCTGTCCCCTTCTATTCTCTGTCCTACTGATCCATTTCCATGTTTAATAAAACTCTCCTGTATGGTTCTGTCATGGTAAAACTAATAATCCAGATCAACGGACTTCATTTCGTCCATGGTCGGTGTCCCGACAGTGGATACCTATAATAAAGGAAGAAGATAGGCAGATTGTCCACTGTTGACAATGTTCACAGATTATGCAAGAACTAACGAGGTACCTTAATGGTTCATCTATATAAGGTCTTAAGAGCAGGGAAAGCAGTTAATTGCATACTGTAGCTTCCAATTACCAGaacaaaaaaacaggtttcaTACAAATGTATTCTACTTAACAACCTTGTTCATTTAATGAACTTCAGAAAATGATATCTCAGGCCTTAGCAGAACTTGAATTTATGAAATATGACCCTGCAGTTTCCTTCCTATTCGTGACTGTGGCCGCTCCACGGGAATGcaggagagaggtggagtttTTAAAACCTTTCTGTGGTTTAGTGGGAGCCTGATCTAGTGCGATGAGTCTTTCACAAGATGATTGTACTCAAGCAGATTGGGCTCGTCATTTCAGATGCCTGTGGTGTAACATCCAGACACTCAAGTGGAGAGTCAGGGAGCAGGGCTACAGGGAAGTAAAACCCAGCTGTGGGAGAGAATGTTTCCTTCAAAACTTGTTTTGTTGAATGGAATCCAATTCAGTTTAACTGCATTTGCTAACATGCATAGTTTTATACCTTCCAAAatgatattgttttattattgttattataaatatGTTAATGTTCATATTGTAATAGCCTCTGGTAATAaggtatttaattgtttaatgggtgtgcaggttttattttcacattggtccactacaaatacaaatataacatgAATGAATGAAATGTGCAGGTTTGCTTAGTACTATATAATCCCTTGTATGTATCATGTATGTATCACAGTACTTAGATTAATTAGTTTACATATttcatatttgtatatatatatatttttttgcataaaGTTGCCAAGTTAGAAATATCAGTAAATAACTTCTAATTTGAAAAACAGCGCACAAAATATGAATGTGGAAGTCTCACTGCCATCCACTTTCAGTGGAATTCCAAATCTTATCACTACAGTTGTCTCCTGTAATTATTGACAAAGTTAACAGGACTAGAATGTCAACAGCCGTACTGCAGCCTTGTGTGTCTGTGCTCTTATCTGTATAGACAATTTCAATGTTTCTCTTGCAGGGAAAATATGGGGTTTCTGCTCACTTGTACTAACAGTCTGGCTAGTTCATTGTGAAGAGCAGTAGGTAAGTTGAACAGCAATTGAGTTTTATGAATCTGGAAGCTGCCCTTCTCAAGTCCTGTGTGCCTGGTACTCTTTTGTTGTTAAACTTTTCTGCCAGTGCAAACAGGTCTTATCCAGAACAAAGTCATTGTTCTACTCTGAAGCAATTAACAATCTCAGCGGTGCAGGAATCGCGAGGGCTGAAGATGTTGTGCCAGATAAACAAGATTGTTTCTacaccatgtttgtttttatgtttttttgtgtgtgtttgttgctgtAATGGGAAAGTTGATTCATTTCGCCACTCTTAATGTAACTTGGGTCCTTGTGTTTTGGAGGATAAAGCTGAAGCCCAAATCAATGGCTCGCTGTGTAAAGAGATTAACTGGTATTGTGTGTGGTATCAGATAGTCCTCTATAGATTAGTGTATAGTGTGCTGTACCATGTTCAGTTACGCAGGTCTTGTAAACCTTTCCTATGGAAATGTATGTAACAAATGGATTTACACATTTTAACTTTTGTACTTAACTGATGGAAATATCTCCAATAAAAATTGTGTCTGGGTTTTGAAATCTGTGCTGCTGTATCAGTGTGTTTTCAGGCATGGATACATATTGGTTTTTTTTAGATTAGTTtgctggtctgcagtgttgagtggggttctctttcctatactactagagcactctgcagtgttgagtggggttctctttcctatactactagagcactctgcagtgttgagttgcCTGGATATAGATCTGCATTGTTAAGTGTTAATATAATACTCTTTAGACCCAACAGACTTGATTGAAATGTCTCCAGGGAGTTGATAATAATGATACAATCTGGATTAACCACAGGCTTAGCTGACACAAAGCTGTAAACAACTGACATTTTAAACCCGTTTGTTACCATGAATTTCAAGCAATGTTGGTTCACCTTAAACAATTAACAgtttcatgtatgtatgtatgtatgtatgtacacacactgaatatcaaactgatttttattttccCTGTAAAAACAGCCTTTGAAGAAACAGACTTTTAAATAACTCATGGATTAAAGCTGTGTAAACAGAACCCATAACCCCTCTGTTAAAACATAGCCTTTTGGTACAAACTTTGCACTGAAGGCAAAGCTAAGCGtgctccctggcgcaccagcgtgtCAAAGCAGCATCCCCAGCAGTTGggaatgttgttttgtttgggtGTTTCCACTGTGTATTTCCAGGATGAGTTACTCCAGCCTATCCTGATCACATCTGAGACTGTATACACAAGCAGGAGTAAGTAATTACTCCTGCCTTTCTCTGTGCTTGTGCCTGAGTCACGCAGTGTATGACTAAGCGAGGAAGGAATGCTGAAAACACATACGCACACTCCCCACATCTCAGAAGAGGCGTCTTACATAGTTTCAACATGTTTTCTTATAGAAACACACCCAAGTCAGTTGCCACAACTCATTTCaacattggctttttttttttactccaaatgtattttattttctgaaaaggaTAAAAACCACACATTAAATAAACAGCAAACATGTTCCTAAATGATGCATATCAGCTATTTCATACTATTtaaatcctatatatatatatatatatatatacacacacacacacacacatacatagtaCTCTCTCCAGTCCTGCAGGGTCAGTCAAAGTCTCTAGTGGGTGAAGCGGGGGAATGGGACCCAGTTCAGGTTAGTAATTTGCTTGCAGCACTGCTCATAATCTGCTGTGCATAAAAGGACTGGACAAGCCTGCTACCAACTAGCAGGCTTCTCTCAAAGTTGGACCGATATGGCTGTAATTAAAATGCTGCCTTTCTCCTACAAATTCCCTACTGTACTAATAATACCTGTAAACCTTGTGGCTCTCATCTGTACTGGGTATAACCTCCTTTACCAGTAGATGGCGGTAGatgcattttcacagaacaaacaGTGTTTCTCTGCCCTCCCCCCAATGCAATGCAATTACCAGTACTTTACAACAGGGGGAGACAACTCCGCTAATGAACAGGAATGTGTCATAAGCTTTTGTCAGGGGTTTAAGTGGTTCAGTTTAATAAGGACATGGTTAGAACAGAGACACGGACTCAGACATGCTCTTCAATCTAAATGTGCACGGAGTTATCTACACCAGCTCTCCCCAAGGGGCAGAGTTAACAA
Protein-coding regions in this window:
- the LOC117412988 gene encoding gap junction beta-3 protein-like, whose translation is MDWKTLQGLLSGVNKYSTAFGRIWLSVVFVFRVMVYVVAAEKVWGDEQKDFDCNTKQPGCTNVCYDYFFPISHIRLWALQLIFVTCPSLLVVMHVAYREDREKKHKQKNGENSSNLYQNTGKKHGGLWWTYLLSLFVKLGIEIGFLYILHHIYDSFYLPRLVKCEVLPCPNVVDCYIGRPTEKKVFTYFMVGASALCIVLSICEIIYLIAKRVLRCSRKLKNKSKRNSVAYSKASTCTCHHKMTPLDFKPALKGTEMRASAPNLLFSQ